The Candidatus Mycolicibacterium alkanivorans genome contains a region encoding:
- a CDS encoding TetR/AcrR family transcriptional regulator, with translation MAGGTKRLPRAVREQQMLDAAVQMFSVNGYHETSMDVIAAEAQISKPMLYLYYGSKEELFGACLSRELSRFIEAVREDIDLKQSPHDLLRSTILSVLQYIDANRASWTVLYTQATSSQAFAHTVREGREKIIDMVARLLEAGTRHPEPDTDFHMMAVALVGAGEAVAARVSAGDADVDEAAALLINLFWRGLKGAPAEKETSSATA, from the coding sequence TGCCTCGTGCCGTGCGCGAGCAGCAGATGCTCGACGCCGCCGTGCAGATGTTCTCGGTCAACGGCTATCACGAGACGTCGATGGACGTCATCGCCGCCGAGGCGCAGATCTCCAAGCCGATGTTGTATCTCTACTACGGCTCCAAGGAGGAGCTGTTCGGCGCCTGCCTGAGCCGCGAGCTCAGCCGCTTCATCGAGGCAGTTCGCGAGGACATCGACCTCAAGCAGAGCCCGCATGATCTGTTACGCAGCACCATCCTGTCGGTGCTGCAGTACATTGACGCCAACCGGGCGTCGTGGACCGTGCTCTACACCCAGGCCACCAGTTCGCAGGCGTTCGCCCACACCGTGCGCGAGGGCCGCGAGAAGATCATCGACATGGTGGCCCGGCTGCTGGAGGCGGGCACCCGCCATCCCGAGCCCGACACCGACTTCCACATGATGGCCGTGGCTCTCGTGGGTGCGGGCGAGGCCGTCGCGGCCCGGGTCAGCGCCGGCGACGCCGACGTCGACGAGGCGGCCGCGCTGCTGATCAACCTGTTCTGGCGCGGACTGAAGGGTGCGCCGGCCGAGAAGGAAACCTCCTCGGCCACGGCCTGA